The nucleotide sequence CTAGTTAAGGCAATTACCTTATAGCTCGTGTCATAGTTGCTGCTCCCAGCATTATATTTGTATGTAGGTTTGAATGATAAGGTCCCCTCGCAATACCCATCGAATACCTGTCCTTTTTCTGCCTCTTGTAGAAGCTGATCTTTGCTAGTAAGCAGCTGTGGTAGTTGTGGAGAATACACATTACTTACATTAAAAAGTTGTTGATGTTTGCATTACATGTTCCTAATTTGGTAGTACAAAGATACAAAAGTACTAAAAGTAATGCCTGAGATTACCATGCACCTACTAGCCAATGATGTCAATTATCTTGCTCAAAGCACTTCACTTTTAATAGTAATTGTAACCACCTAAGGCCCACCCAAAAAAGCTAGCTAAAAATTGTTATATGAATTCATTAGTTCTGTTTAAGTACTCAAAATCTACCCAGTGCATAGTCAATGCGGGACTAAACATGCATTTGCATGAGTCCTcacactccccctatttaagccCTAGCTTCATCGTTAAGCTAGGGGTTTAAATCCATTgaaatttaatcacaaacatCACGATCAGCTTGTGAGCGATCCAATTAGActtgtgctgcagtgtctcctagtttACATAGACCATGGACTAAGTTTGCTCTGATACTGTTTGTCACAATCTAAGACCTCACTAAAAAAAGCTATccagaaagtattatttggatttttttgttcttatataagtatccaagatctaacTGTTCATAGTtaatgtgggattaaacacatgCCATATGGAAAGAGTATATATATGTAGGAATACGTGTGGGTttgtatttagtctcacattaaCTATATACTGCGTAGATATTGGAAATTTATATAGGgccaaggaactcaaataatatcttctggctaACTTTTTGGATAAGATTCTAGGCTGTGACAAGGCATAGACTTTTTGTATGTAGTTGGAGTAATTTATCTCATCAATTGTTTAATTATCAGTCGTTTTGTTTAGTTCTCAAGAAAATTTGACGTCCTTGTTATTATTGTTCTATTGGCTGGGAAGGCTGATTCATGAGCTTGCATTTTTTAGCTTGTTTTGCAGGTCTACTAATAACTAAGTTGTAAGTTTGATGTCGCACTTTTCTTTCCTCTAGGTAAAAGATGGGTCTGCCTATATTCTTGGATCATATGGTTCATGTGAAAATAACTACAGTTAGGGGAGTACCTCAGTCCTCCATtacattttcaaaaaaaaagaaaaacactacAGTCATCTATTCACGAgaatgaagtatatatattgctGATTGCAATTAATATACCATCTTTCAAGAAGGTGATGTCTTGGTTCACGAATATAGTGGTGTTTCCTCCAAAACATGGGAGGAATTAGATCTTGGTTTATACACCCTCAAGGCCATATGTTTCTTGTTTAGCCAGCAAGGATAAGGACATCTAACTGGCTAGATAGATGACTAATATCTGTTTATGTAATTTAAATAATGGTGCATCTGACTTCATCTGACACATatctacccaaaaaaaaaaaaaggggggggggaggaGGTGATTTGCTTACACTGAGAAGGTTTTTGCGTATCAAGCTCCTTACCGGCAGCGTACTCAAACCATGTATTCTGTAGTTGAGATCTCCCAGCCACACGGTTAAATGTGAAGGCCTTGCATATGGATTCCGGTCCTTTGAGAAGAGCGAGTGTGAGATGTGCCTGCACTGTGAATTCCTCTCCTCCACATTGCGTGCATGAGCTGCATGAGCTAATTACTGCTGAATTCAGCGCTAGCGCTGtatataatctgaaaatctaGTCTCATGGGCTTATATGTGTGGTATTGTCCTTAATGGAGCTTAATTTTGTTGTTTATTTAGAACCAAATCTCAGGCCTCGAATCTTGGATGTCGAGAACTTGAATCTTACCGAGATCCATTAAGAGGGTCAGGCGTGTGTACCAACTAACCTGAAAGATGACAAGAAATGAAGAGCAAGCGGATCCCATTGAAGTTAATGTAGATGCCAACAGCCCCCTTCTTCCTGCCTATCAAGCCTCCGCAGCCTCGGACTGCATGCTTATCTATCCTCATCTCTGCATGGTTGAAATGGACAAAGgtttcatgcatgcatgccaAGAAGCAGGGAAGGATTTTGCAAGGTTCGTTATTTGTGAAGGTTTACAAATCTCGTCTCACCTTTTGTGGAGGGCTCTGAGTTCTTTGGGCCGAAGATAAATAGCTGTAGAGATTGCATGGTGGCTTCTCCCAAGAGACTATAAGATGGAAATTAAGAGATGAAGATTTCACTGTTAACAATGGAACCTCACCATTGCTTGTGCGAGTAATTTTGCTAAAACAGAAACTTATATGGGTAATTACAGCAACAACAAAGCGATGACAAATTCTTATCCAAGTAAGATGAAATTGTATATGGAGCAGAACTCTAGAGAAGGCTCCACATAACATGCTTATTGGGCGAGTTAATTAACTAACTAATTACATTGTGTCTTGGGTCGAAATGCTAGGCCAAATTGCCTGTTGTCTGTCTATAAATATGTCCAAGCCCCAGTTTGTCATCTGCCATGCTGACTGAGGCATTTGCTCTCCCAACCAGAGCACGAGTTCGCTAATGCTAAGCCTAATGTGCCTGGTGGGAATGGAAACAAGGGCTTGGTGGTGGAGCGGAGCCAGTAAACGATGCGGTCTGGATGTGCAAGGAATGGCCAAAAATTTGGAGCCACATAGATAGATTAGCTtctagcaaaaaataaaaataaaaataaataaatagatagatTAGCCCATATCCTCTGTTGACCGGCGGCGGCCGGGTGGTTGCTAAGGATGTGCTGCTAATCTCCACGTTGCGTATCTACTCATCCTCTCTGCAATGTTTGCAACCTCAAACGGATCCAAGAGACAATTCCAGACCCAGATCCGGGTCAAAATATTAAAATCAGATCCTTAACCCGTGGATTATCATCTGGATCCGAACACAGCAGAACCAACCCTACGTTTGGGTTACCTTGTCTTCCGTGGGAAGACATCAAAAAAGATCTCTCTAATAAATAAAAAGCACTCATTTATTAGAATCCCCAGCCCCAGTCAAAGCATGGCTCGATTCTGCATGCCCCTGTTAGAATCGCCAGCCGACGATCTTGTCTGATAATAAGAGCTTTCTTTAGTTTTTCGTTGAATGGTTCAAATGCATAACATTAAACTAATGATCACTCCGGTGCAGCCATGCTATCTCCGGATATACGTAGTTTCTCTCTCTAGCGGGCAGACAAGCATctcaagggggaaaaaaaagatctGCAAACATCAACAGCAGGAAGGCGCAAGAGAATCTGTCTGTGTTAGTTTTGTACCTGTGGGTTTCATCAAGAGCAGCCTGCAATAGCCTCGCAACGTTGCGTCTGGGAACTTCCTGCAATCCAACTGCTAAGAGATCAAACCTCCGGTCCCTGCCAACCAGCTCTGCGAAGTCCTCAGAGGAAGCCTTCATTCACATGCAAGTTTAGTCATCAGCCTTGAATGAACGGCTACCTGTTCTTGTTGTTGATATCGTGCATTCTGACATCGCGCATGCTTACCTTCCCATTCATGTTCCAAGTCACCACGCACAAGCACAGAACCGAACCAGTCGAGAACTCGCAGACCTTGTGGATCCCTACCGTCTTTATCCCCTCATGAGTCGGGATATCAGTGCAACTGGAATCTAGCCTCTGGTCCTTCGGCATTTTTGATCTTTTCCTGTAGTTATCATGACATGATCATGAGCAATGACATTGCATTGATGCGATGCACAAAGAATAATGCCACAAGATGTGACGAAAAGAAAAGGTTAGCCCAGTAGTCAATCgtcatcttcttcatcatcatgaTTGTTGCAGTAAATCTAATGGCACGATTAGATATCTTTCGAGGTGAACATATGTTAAAGGGGCGGCCTAACTTGGGGAGGTGATCGCATATATGTATACCTCTTTCCACCAATATATGTCACTAATTTCATTGGATGTATATCTTCCTTACGGTATACCAAGTTGCAATAGTTAAAGATGTTGAAATCACCGcttgtcccaaaagcttaagcttttgggacaagTGGTGTTTTCaacaaaagagaaggaaaagtagGAGATTGTAGTGTAAAGAAGATTAGCGGTGCACAGTGAAGACATGGAAGTAGAAGAGGAAGGCGTACCTTCTGCCTTGAAGACCATTGCAATTACCCATGATTCTTTGCTCTCTGCTTCCCATACTTCAAATGCCATGACAAGAATCCCTCCTTTGTGCATGCTTATATGGAGACCACCCCATGCCCACTGCTTGGAGAAGGCGAAACAAAACTCAACTAATTGAGATGGCGCAACTTATAACATTGCGGAAGATGTGTCCCCACTGACTTTGGGACCTTTCTTTTGACAAGTTTTTCTTCTGGCGGTGCCCTGACCGAATAAAAGTTCCCCTTcgtcttcttttcctttctcttgtcATTCAAGTTAGTGTAGGGGTATTGACCTTCAATGATAATTTTAATCAAATTTAAAGATGCCCTGCAGCTTTCTTATGCAGCCGTCCATCCTCTCTACCGCATTCAACTCAAAACTTTTCTTGACTATCCGGCCAACACGATAACttgtttgaagctgacattgacCATTGCTCAACCGACGCGTGCAGCGAAGAGACATCTGACAAGTGTCTGGTCGGGCTACATGATAAGGACAATACAATATGATAAGACCAATGACTTACCTAGAAATTTTCCAGGTCCAGACTTTTCTTGTACAGTCTTATGACGCTAGCTACAAACATAGGAATCGTAATAACCAGGATGCCAGAGTTTGTGTTTGGCCTGGACATGAAAAGGCTAATTGATCGATTAAAGAGGAAGTTTTAAACTACAAGAGGAAAAAAAGTACATATTATACATCAGAGCTCCCAATTCATTTTTTCCCATGATCATATTTAGTTTTATCCTCTCACCTGACCAAATTCCAGCCCCAACTTCTTATAACCAATGACTATAGTTAGAATGAAAAGCACCATCTACTAATTCGACAGATTTGCAAGGATATAAAAGATTCAGATGATTGTCGTGCAAAGGCATTCTTAGTTCTAACCGATCCTCTCCCACAATACAGAATGAATTGTCACCTGCTGAAAACGTGCTGTGTGTGTAGCCGTATCGCTAAAGAAATCTATGCGTGAATTTGATGCAGTGGAAAAAAAAGATCATATGTCATCAAAAGTAATCCAAAGACTGGACAGCAGAAGTTTTTCAGGATAAGGTTCTGGTATTGCTTGTGCACAAGAAACCCATGTCTTTCTGCAGATTTATTTAGGTCAAACTAATGATCTCATGAGATCATTAGTTCAACTCTCTTTTGTCAAATAGAGAAAGCAACCGCCATTAAATTTTGGCTGGAAAGAGAGAACTATGATATAGTTGTGGTGTGAATCCGAACACTGAAGACATTTCTTCAAAACAAAGGGCATCCGCATCCTGCTCTTGAAAGGAATAGGAGAAACGACAAAATTTAGATATCGATATAGGTGAATTTACAGCAGTCTTGTTTGAAATGTATGATGCTGTCTATTGTACTTGAGAAGCTGCAACCATCTCCAAGATGAAAAGGCTGCCCTCTCTTCCAGTGTCCACTCCAACTCACATGCCATATGCATCAATATGGAGATGGATAACACTCGTATGAAGATCGGCAATTTCATGCCATCTCCTTTATCTTGACCCTCCAAAGTTTTGCTTCAACCTATCCGACTGAGGCATTCATTGCAAGCAGTTGAGGTATCTTGTGTAGTCGCAGGGGGGCAAGCACAATCTACATAAAAAGAATGCTTCTAGTTTCAGTAGATTGACATCTGAGGTGTAAGCCGCGTGCCATGCTCAAAAGGAGATGGAGTCGTGAAGAACATAATGAAGGAGGTCGACACGGTTGAGAAGGAGGGGGAGTTGGAGTTGCCGACCAGGACATCACCGAAGGATAACTCTTTTAATGACAAAACAGGATTAAATATTAGCAAAGAACAAGAGCTTACTGATGACATCATCTTGCTTTCAGCAGAACTAAATCCTGAAAAATAGCATAGCTGTGTAAATATAGAAGATGCAAGTAGATGACGCTTTATGAGCATCAGTGCCAACATTTAGGTTTCCCTAACATTCACCATTGTAGAAGATGTGAAGAGAGATATTAAGTAGATTTCTTAGTTATCACATGACGTTGTATTGCCAGCTAAGCGGTGTAACAATGGCATTGTATAAAGTCACACTTATACAAAAGTTTTTTTTGGATAGTTCTAGAGTTATATGTCCCTTCCAGTCAATTATGACTGTAAAATGCACACCAGGCTGGCTAATTTTTCGTACTTCTAGTTATGTCATTATTTATTATAACATTCATAGGgctacctttttttttgtttgttttcttaaggATGAATAGCACCTCCACAACCACACCCCCCTCCActtgctttatttatttatttggtgAAAATTGTAACAGGatagcaaagaagaaaaaacaggAAAATTAAGTCCTCAGAGagaatggaaagaagaaaacaacAGGATagcaaaggaaaggaaaaagtgGGGAAGGGGTTAGAAATTGTTGTTGGTAGCTGTGTGGGGTAGGGAAACGAACAGGCTTCTTCCTCGAGTCATTTGGTATTATTCGGACAATAGAAGTACAATGATAGTGTGCTGTAATGATGTTTGCACCCTTACTATCTGGCTGTTTGCACCCTCCCATCACTTCTTTGAAATTTACAGGCTTCTTGGCTAATTTGTTCAATGCGTCTAAGTCCACCTATCTTCTTGAATTTCAAAGCGCTTTCACTTTTCTGATTGGCATCAATACTAGGAGCGAAGTATGCGGGAGGACCCTGTTTAGCCCTTTGTAAATGTTGGATTCATTTAAAAGTATTGGGCAAAGCATCTAGGATTTTCACTGACCTGGGAGTGGATGGAAAGGACACTTTGTGGATCAATAAACATCGTCCTCCTTGAGGATATATCAAACCTATGAAAAGATAGTTTTCCACCGATCTGTACTCCATTCCCATGTctatgtaaaaaaaaagaagaatggtTTACATAGACTGATTGACATTTTTTTTCATAGCTCACAAGTGGCTAATTTTAATCTCTCTGTGCTATAGCCATTCAGAGACATATAGGATAAAGATGCCAACGACATGGTTTGTGCTATGGTGACGTTGACTCTGTTTTGTGCTCGAGGTCACCGGATCATGCTCCATGCTTTCATTGTAGGTCAAACAATAGCCGAGAAACGGTAGAAGAAAAAAACAGGAGGATGGCGATGTCAACCGATCGATCTCCCCTGCTACCATGGTGTTCCATACCCATGGGCTTACTCTTTGCTTATTCTGCATCGATTCAGTTAAATGATCCAGGTAGCGTCATTGCCTCAAATCCTTTGCGTTCTCCCTCCCCACTTTAC is from Phoenix dactylifera cultivar Barhee BC4 chromosome 6, palm_55x_up_171113_PBpolish2nd_filt_p, whole genome shotgun sequence and encodes:
- the LOC103723945 gene encoding type IV inositol polyphosphate 5-phosphatase 11 isoform X3; translation: MGSREQRIMGNCNGLQGRRKRSKMPKDQRLDSSCTDIPTHEGIKTVGIHKVCEFSTGSVLCLCVVTWNMNGKASSEDFAELVGRDRRFDLLAVGLQEVPRRNVARLLQAALDETHSLLGEATMQSLQLFIFGPKNSEPSTKEMRIDKHAVRGCGGLIGRKKGAVGIYINFNGIRLLFISCHLSAHAAHARNVEERNSQCRHISHSLFSKDRNPYARPSHLTVWLGDLNYRIHGLSTLPLLTSKDQLLQEAEKGQVFDGYCEGTLSFKPTYKYNAGSSNYDTSYKIRVPSWTDRILFKVDGYSGIDAVLHSYESMDQIESSDHKPVKAHLCLKFNHV
- the LOC103723945 gene encoding type IV inositol polyphosphate 5-phosphatase 11 isoform X2, translating into MGSREQRIMGNCNGLQGRRKRSKMPKDQRLDSSCTDIPTHEGIKTVGIHKVCEFSTGSVLCLCVVTWNMNGKASSEDFAELVGRDRRFDLLAVGLQEVPRRNVARLLQAALDETHSLLGEATMQSLQLFIFGPKNSEPSTKEMRIDKHAVRGCGGLIGRKKGAVGIYINFNGIRLLFISCHLSAHARNVEERNSQCRHISHSLFSKDRNPYARPSHLTVWLGDLNYRIHGLSTLPVRSLIRKNLLSLLTSKDQLLQEAEKGQVFDGYCEGTLSFKPTYKYNAGSSNYDTSYKIRVPSWTDRILFKVDGYSGIDAVLHSYESMDQIESSDHKPVKAHLCLKFNHV
- the LOC103723945 gene encoding type IV inositol polyphosphate 5-phosphatase 11 isoform X1: MGSREQRIMGNCNGLQGRRKRSKMPKDQRLDSSCTDIPTHEGIKTVGIHKVCEFSTGSVLCLCVVTWNMNGKASSEDFAELVGRDRRFDLLAVGLQEVPRRNVARLLQAALDETHSLLGEATMQSLQLFIFGPKNSEPSTKEMRIDKHAVRGCGGLIGRKKGAVGIYINFNGIRLLFISCHLSAHAAHARNVEERNSQCRHISHSLFSKDRNPYARPSHLTVWLGDLNYRIHGLSTLPVRSLIRKNLLSLLTSKDQLLQEAEKGQVFDGYCEGTLSFKPTYKYNAGSSNYDTSYKIRVPSWTDRILFKVDGYSGIDAVLHSYESMDQIESSDHKPVKAHLCLKFNHV